The Methanobrevibacter millerae genome includes the window TTGACTATCCAAATATCCTAAATGACATCAATCCCAATTTGAATGATGAAATATATGATATGATACAGGTCATTGACTTTGACAAAGATAAAGCGGAGTTATATCATGACATGAACAAAGATGAAACAATGTGTATCTTCAAATAACTTTAAAACAGTTATATGAGGATATTTAGGGCAGGTGGGTGGGACATATGCCTTTTTATTTGCACAGTCAAATAAAATAAAATGTATGACAAAATTCGATGTGATTAATGACCCTATTAATCAATAGGGTTGTTTTTCACATGAAATTTAATTTTAAACTCTTTTTAGTACTTCACTGAATCATTTCAATAATGCAAAAAAAATAGAAAATATCATATTCAATGTTTTAGCAAATTTTGTTTCATAAGTAAAAGCGACCATATTCCATCAATTGACAACCAATTTTATCAATTCATTCATGAAGTTGAAATTTATTCTTCATTTAAAATAATGCTTCATTCATGTGAAGTAATATTATCAACTACATCAAAGTGAAGAACATGAATGGAAAAAATTAAAAAAATTAGATTAATGGTTTTGGACTTTGAGTGAAATCCTGAGGATACTTTTTTTCACATAATTCATATCCAATATATTCCAATCTTTCATTGAGCAATTTTTTTCCATTTTCAGATACTGCATACAATGGAACTTTTTTTCCAGAATAATATGGCTTTCTCTCTTCAGCTGTTTGCCTCATGTTTATAGATGAGCATCCTGAAATCACATCAGCATAATCGAATAACATTTCTGCTTCCTTTTTGGAAACATTGGTTGTATGTGCTACAAAAATATAAATGTTGACATCATCCGGTTTTGGATATTGCCTTAAATCCTTAACCATTTCTGTTGGAATAATTGTTATTGCAATGTTTTTATATCCTCTTTCAATTGCCATTTCAAGACCTTTTAATGGATTTAACTCTGCAGTTTCAGGATTTAAAACATTTTCTCTCCCAACTTTCTCCATCACTTCTTTGATTGGAGTAGTGCTTATCAATGCTGAAACTCTTCCCCCCACTCCCTGAACAATTTCTGCATCATTAATAAGCAATGTTCCGACTCCTTCGCATGCTCCAACTACACAATCAATATTGCCCTTAATCATATTGGTTTTTAATGTTTCGCTGGTCCCAAAACTCATTGTGTCTTCAACATCAATTGATCTTTGAGGAGTGCACATTCCAAATTCATCAATTCTTTTTTCAATATTGGATTTAATAAATTCTTTTGTCAAATCACCTTTATGCTGACCATTGTCAAATATGGAACAGTAATCAACTACCGGTTCTCCAATGTAAGTTATTTTTCCATTTTCTATTACGACTTCGGCTTTTCCTAATGCTTCAATTACATGTCTATCATTCATACAATCACCAGATAACAAATGTTATATACAATGCTTTTTAAATAGATTTTGTAAGGAAAAACTCACCAGCAGGTAAAAAAAGATGAAAAAAATCAAAGATTATGATGACAATTGCCCTATTGATGATACCTTAAAATTAATATCCAAAAAATGGGTGATATTTATCATTAGAGACATATTTTTAGGAAAAAAACAATTCAGCGAATTTTTAGAAGAAAAAACATTAAGTAACAGAGTATTGACAGACACACTCAAATTCATGGAAGACAATGATTTAATTACGAAACAAGTTTTTGAAAATGACATCAAAACGGAATATTCACTAACACAAAAAGGATTCAATTTAAATAAAATTCTATATAATATGCTGGAATATGGCATTAATGAGGTAAACAGTGGAAATTTATCTGAAAAACAAAAAGAAGAATTATTAAATGAATATGAAACACTTTTTAAAATCAATGATTAAATTATTATTTAATCGGTTACTGATTTTTACTTGCGAATTTGCCGCCGAATAAAAAGAACATGTATAAAAAAATACTTTTAGAACAACCTAACTTGTGGATCAATATAACTAGGTTCATCAACTTCCTTTACAACATCACCCTCTTTAACTTCCCCAATCAGCAACGGTGAATCAGGATTGTGCAACTTCTGGTTCTTTTTGACCAGTTTCATGTTGGCGTTGGCATAACACACTTTAAATTATCTACTACTTTTAGTGAAATTCAACTATGCTAAATCATTTCATTATCCATTAAAAAATCAATTAAATTCAAATGAATGATTCCCTCATGAGACATATCCACATCATCCATAGTTATTACATATTTCGGATAATTATCTGAAATCTTCTTTAATGGTTTAAATTCTCTTTCAATAGTTTCTTCACTTGCCAATAAATAAGAAACTTGAATATAAATGAGTTTATTTTGTTTTTTGCATACAAAATCCACTTCCAAGTTATCAACTTTACCCATGGTGATTTCATATCCTCTTCTTAAAAGTTCCAAATAAACAATATTTTCGATTACACGAGTGATATCCCTTTGATTGTTTCCTATTATTGCTTGTCTAAAACCCAAATCACATAGATAATATTTTTCATCATATTTCAATATTCTTTTACCCTGTAAATCTTCACGCTTTAGTTGATAAATCAGACATGCGTTTTCAAAGTATTTCAGATAATTGTAAATTGTATTTACAGATAAGCTTACCATATCCTGCTTTAGTCTTTTATGAATTTTATTTGCAGAAAAGGGCTGGCTAATATTATACATTACAAATCTTATAATCCTATCCAACAGGTCAACATTTTTAACATTATTTCTTTGAATTATATCTTTAAGGACAATGGAATTGTATAAATCAATTAGAATTAATCTTTTATCCTCACCATTATAGTCAAATGTTGAAGGCATACCTCCATCTTCCAAATATCTGTAAAAATGAGATTTAAAATCAGATGTAATTTCATAGTAATCAAGATATTCCCTAAAAGAAAATGGATATATGTTTAATTCCACATAGCGGCCGGATAAATATGTGGCAAATTCCCCGGACAGTAATTTTGAGTTTGATCCAGTAATATATATGTCATAATTTTCTTTTGCAAAGTAAGAATTGATTAATTTTTCCCATTGGGGAACAACCTGTATCTCATCAAAAAATAGATAAATCTTACCGTCAATATTTTCAGTTTTATGAGATATAAACTCTTCAAGCTTTTTAATATTATCAATTTCAAAATAATCACTTAATTCAAAGTTCATCCAAACAATATTCTCCTTTGGGATTCCTTGTTTTATTAATGAATCAATAATTTGTTTTAATATGGTTGACTTGCCGGAACGTCTTGTTCCAATTAAAACTTTAATAATATGTTTATTTACAAAAGGATTGATTTTATCAATATAATCTTTTCTTTGGATAATCATTAAAACCACACATCTTTTTATAATTATTATTTTATCACAAATATAATATAAAGTTTTCAGTATATTAAAAAGTAAATAATAAAATCAATATTATTTTCAGTTAAATGAAAATTAATATGAAAATTAGAATATATATTTCAAGTAAATGAAATTAAAATATAGATATGGAAATACACTAATCAAATGAATCTTGTTGTGTATCAATAAAACTAGATTCCCTAACCTATTTTACAACTTCACCAACATTAACATCACCAATCAATAAAGGAAAATCTTGATCATGTAATTTTTGATTCATTTTGGTCAGATTCATCTTGTTGCTGGCATAACAGCATAGAAATTATCTACTAAAAATTGAAATTTTGTTTCTATATTGCGAAGAAAACATGATTAAAAAGTATGAAAATCATCACCTGCATTTTAGTCAGATTTTGCCTCATAGTTAACGAACAAATATTGCTCTTAAAATATAATGCCACAATATTAAAATAGTCTCTTTCAAAAACTTTTATAAAAATACAAATATAAATAATAATATAATATATCATTAGGCTGAAGTCTAGGATATTAAATTTTATATAGATGTGTGTCCGAGTGGTCAAAGGAGGATGATTCAGGGTCATTTGCTTAGTGCTGCGTGGGTTCGAATCCCATCACATCTACTTTTTTTTAACTCCCTAAAAAGAATGATTAAATCAATTTTGCTGCCCATCAATATAGCTTGGTTCTTGAACTTCATTTATAACATCACTATAGAAACTGAGTTTATAACTGGAAATGAAACATTATGGTCAAGTCAAAAAGTCATAGCAGAAATATTTGGAACAATATCCAGTCACTGTTAATCATCCACAATGTCATTTTTATTTTTTATAAACAGAATTGTTATTATTAACAAGACCACAGTTATTATTATCATCATTAATGAAGTCATACTAAATGAATTAACGGAAAACTGATTATGAGTAATTTTTCCATTTGCCAATATCTGCATTATCACAACTGTAACTGATGATCCAATAGCTCCTACAACCTGCCTTGTGGTATTGTTGACTGCAGTTGCATCCTCAACATCACCTGCAACAACACTCATTGCCCAAGTAATTGCAGGTGATAAACCAAGCCCACAGCCGATTCCCCGGATTAACTGAGTAGCCAACAGATATTCGAAAGTGGAATTCATGTTATAAGTCATCATACAAGCAAATCCAATAATATTCATAATTGATGAGGCTATTAAAACTGGCTTTATTCCAATCTTATCAGCCATTATAGGGCTTATGAAATTGAACACAATCATGATTATTGCTGCAGGGAACAATATGAGTCCGGATTCTGTTGGAGAGTAATATGCAACATTTTGTACAAACAACGGCACCATTACATTGATTCCACACATCATAAAGTATAGCAATGCTGCAAAAACAGTCCCATATACAAAATATTTATTTTTCAGTACTATTAAGTTAACAAGCGGATTTTCAATTTTGTTTTGACGTTTAACAAATATTATTAATGTCAATATTCCAATGATTATTGGTAAAATCACATGAATAAAGCTGAATCCAAACTCTGCAATATTTGAAAATCCTATCATCAACCCTACACAGAATATTATTGACAATATCAATGATGGGAAATCCAAAGGATAATTTTGGGTTTCAAGTTCAAAGTTTGCAAGGAGTATTGATAAAACTAGAATTACTACAGTTATTATCGCTAAAAATTCAAAAATAACTCTCCAATTAAATAAGTCAATTATAATTCCGCCGATTGTAGGTCCCATTGCAGGCACAATTCCAACAAGAAATCCCATTAATCCCATGAAAAATCCCCATTTTTCTTCAGGCATTATTCTAAAGATTAATATTTGACCGATTGGCATTAAAATACCAGTTCCCATAGCTTCCAAGATTCTTCCAACAATTAACATTTCAAAGTTTGTTGATAAAAAACAAAGCAGGGATCCAATGATAAAAAGAATGAGTGATGTTATCAATATTGTTTTAATTTTAAATCTTTTTGTAATATATGCAGTTGGCGGAATCATTACTCCAATCACCAACAGAAATACTGAGTATGTCCATTGCGCAGTTGCTGAAGATACAGCAAAATCATCCATATAATAAGGCAAACTTGTTGTTACAATACTTTGTGAGATTAATGTAACTGCAGAAGCCATAATAAGTATAATCAAAGTTATTAATCCACTTTTATTTTCAAATTCCATTATAATTGTTCCATAATTTGTTGTCAATTAATAATTTATAAAATTTACATTAAATATTTTAAGAGCTACAACCCAAAATGAATCGATGATGTTATATAATGAAATCACCATCATTGACAGCGTCAATGGCAATGCCAATTTTTTAACGGCTATTTTCGGATTTGCCCTAAGTAAATTTACTCCCTGTATTTCATTACGTTCCATAGCATATATCCTCCAATTAAATTAAATTATCAAATAAAATAATGTTTAAATTTTGAAACTACTCTGAATTGATTAACTGTAGATAGTATAAGCTAATATAAACTAAAATCAGATAGTTTATTCCATAAAAAAAGTTATTTATAATCTAATTGGGGATGCTACTACACATACACACAACAGTTAAATACTAAAATTGTAATAATATTTTTGACATTCTCATTATAAAAACATGGAGATAAAATTAAATCTAAAGTGTTATGTGGAATACTACTTTTCCACATTAACTCTTTGTTGCTACTTTTATAGCTAATTTGACCATTTACGGCTTAAGTCAGTGTCATTAAATACAGTTTTTTCTTGACATTCTTTTAACTCACTTATGCCATCTCTAAAGAATTTTAAGCAGAAATCTTTTTTTGGATTGTAATTATCACAGTTTAAATGAATATTTTCCTGACAGTTATCACAACCAATGTCGCTACCTTTTTTGTTTTTACAGCATAATTCATCATTATCATCAAGATAACGGTATTCACAGTCTTTAAATATTATATCATTCATAAAATCCAATCTCCCATTTAATATATTTATCAAATATTAATCTGTTAATAAGAGAATAAATAAATTATTATCCAAACAGTAACATAAATCTGGTTAAAAAGAACATTACACTTCACAATTCTTCATCAACACTGTTAATTGGCAATGTCAAAAAGGGCGATATTATTAAAGAATCCGTAAAACTTCCCATATTGATAACAACATAAATTAATTTATCTATTCTAAAGTAAATAAAATGACCAAGCCATAAAAACTTTTATATTAAATGTTCAATAGATTATTAAATATAAATAAAACTTTTAAAAATTCAATCAATTTTATTAAACAAATATTATATAAAAATGTGCATATTTATCAAATAAATAATCATTTACCTGATTTTGGGAGGAATTTTTATGATAAAATTTAAATATTTTTCTAAAAAATCGATAATTTTAATTTTATGTCTGGTAATATTATGCAGTATACAGGCATGTACAGCATGTACAGCCGTATATGTAGGTCCAGATGCTAGTGATGACGGTTCAGTAATTGTTGCAAGATCAAATGACTATCCTGCCGTTTGGGCAAATCATATTGAGGTGACTCCTGCTGTAGAAAATCAGCCTGGTCGAGTCATGCCTGTAAGTGAGTATGGATCAGTAAAAACGGAAATCCCGGCAAATACTTACCAATACACTTCAACACCATATATGGATAGTACGGTAGCGGCTACGGGTTATTCTCATGATGCGGCCGCTGCTACTAATGAAAAAGGAGTAGCCATGACCATGTCTGTTACAGCATATCCAAACAGTGCCGCTTTGAGAGCAGATCCGTTAATATCTGGTGGAATTTGTGAAGATGCTGCAGTAGACCTTGTGATTTGTCAGAGTGGAACTGCCAGAGAAGGTGTTAATGTTCTTTGTGGAATCATTGACAGATATGGAAGCAGTGAATCCAATATTGCTTTTATTGTCGACCAGAATGAAGCATGGTATATAGAGATGTATACAGGACATCAGTATGCTGCGGTGAAATTGCCAAGGGACAAGGTGGCAGTTTTCGGTAATGAATTTTCTTTAGAGTACTTATCTGACTATGAAGACCATATTATATCTAAAGGACTATTTAGTCTTGCAGAACAAAGGGGTTTTGCTGTACATGGTAAGAATAATGAAATTAATCTCTTTCATACATATTCTGGAAATCAGAAGACTACAGATTATTCCCACAGGAGAACCTGGATTGGACACCACATTTTAGCCCCTTCAAAATTCAGTGCCGAATATAATCATAATACTATGTATCCTCTATGTTTCACACCAGATAAGAAGGTTTCACTGCAGGACGTCTCTCAGCTTATGCGCAATAGATTTGAAGGAACAAAATATTCTCCTGATGAGACGGGTAACACTGATATTAGGGTGATTGGAACTGATACTGCACTAAGCGCTCATATTATACAGGTGTTTTCAAATCTTCCTGCAGAAATGTCATGTGTCAGCTGGGTCAGCAGCGGTCCACAGGTCTATGGAGTCTTTGTACCTGTATCCAATGATTGTATATATGTTGGTGGGGCTTATGGAGCTAATCAGCCTGCAAGTCAAAAAAATGTCTTTGATATAAATTATCCATATTATCTCTTTAAGGATATCTGCTCTCGCTGTTTAGGACCAAGCAACTACAAAACTTATGGCGAGCCTGTCAAGGATTTCTGGTATAAATCCGAAAGCAATATGTTCATTTCAATGAGTAGAGTACTCTCAGCAGCAGCAAAAATGACTGATAAGAATAGCAGGGCAAATTATATCACTTCATACTGTAATGATATGATGGGTAAAGCATTTGAAACAGGAAAAGAAATACGTCAAATTATTCAAAATGGAGTGCCTCCAAGGAATTTGAATCTTGATGCATCAAAATTCAGTGTTGTTCCTGCAGTACCCGGAGACCACTCTACCGAAATTATCATTAAGACAACAGATCTTGTTAAAGTGTATAGAAATGGAACACAATTCTATGCAACTATCATGGACGGTGAAGGAAAATATGTGCCTAGAGGGGCTGTAGTTACTTTCAGTGTTTGTGGTGTATTGTATAATCGTGTAGTCGGTGAAAACGGTTTGGTTAAAATAAATATTAATCTTAATCCACGCAATTATAATATAATGACTTATTATGGTGGAGCAAGTGCTATGAATGCAATTGATGTATTGCCTACATTGATATCCAGAAACCTGGTGAAACATTATATGAACGACTCTCAGTTCTTTATCAAATTGGTTGACGGACAGGAAAATCCCTCTGCAGGCAAAGTTATTAGCATGAACATCAACGGAGTATTTTATGACCGTACAACTAATCAGGATGGTATAGCTAAGTTGAATATCAGATTAATTCCTGGTAAATATATACTGACTGCAACCGATCCGAATACAGGATTAATGATGTCATATATTATTACAGTATTGCCTATTTTAACGGCAAGTGATATGAAAATGACCTATTTAGATGGAAGTCAATTTAAAGTAAAAGTGGTTGATGGTCATGGAAACCCAAAGGATAATGTAAGTGTAATATTCAACATCAATGGAGTATTCTATAACAGAACTACAGATGCATCGGGAGTTGCCCGTTTGAACATTAATTTGATGCCTGGTGAGTACATTATTACTTCAGAGTATGAAACCGCTAGAGTTTCAAACATAATAACTATAATGGCAAAGGATTGATTTAAAATGTGAAAAAGATGATATTATTGCTGATTACATATAAAATGGATTTATAGAGTATTTATTTAAAGTATGTTTTGGAAAAGGTGATTTGTTAATCATTGAAGAACCTGAAGTTCATTTACATCCCAAAAATCAAAGAATACTTGTCAAATACATTGTCCGTGCAACAATAGTGGATTAAAAGTCATGCTGACAACTCATAGCGATTATGTCATTGAACAGTTCAATAATTTTGTCAGATTAGCTAGCATTGATTCGGAAAGTCTAGAAGAATTCGGATACTCTCCAAATAATGTTTTAAATCATGAGGAGAATTCAATATATAAGGTAAATGAACTTCATTTATAAAACCGGAGACAATCCAATTTTTGAAGCATTTACAGTTTCTGGAAAAGCAACGCTAGCAGATTTAAGTGGTGAACCTGCAAAGACTTATGAATTATAATTTAGTATTCAATTAATTGAATACTTCTTTTTTTAGATTTGATTAAATCTCATAATTATCATTACACCACACTTCACTTAATTACAAACTAGAATCAAAACCTGTAAAAATCCCAAATAACAATAATTAAGAAATTTTTAATATGGATAATCCCCTTTTTCTTCATATTCCTTTTTTAACCATGCTTTGAATATAGAATCATATATTTGATATTTTTCATTATTCAATTCTATTAATATTTTATTCTGTAAAGTTTTTAATGATGCTCCAATAGCTCCACTTTTCACACCTAATTTATTTGCTATATCAATTCTTCTTAATGGTTTTTCAACAAGAGCCACGATAATTCTTTGTTCCTGTTTAGTTAATTTATACCATTCATTAGTAAGATGAATCAATAAGTAAGGTAAGGATTTTTTAAATTCTGAAATTATTTTTTCTTCATTCAACTCTTCATTAGGCGGCAAGAGTCTAGCAAAGCTATTAATGTAATATGGAATTCCATTTGTGCATTTATAAAATCTTTTAAATCCGTCATCTGTGAATTCAAGATAATCTGCTTTTTCAGCCAGGTAATCTTTTGTTGTTTCATATGAGAATGTTTTGATTTCATAATTGAGGATTCTACCACCAAAAGCTCCTTTTTGACCAGCAATATCTGATATCAGTTCATCTTTAACACTCATGCTTCCTGAGAAAATATAACCAATATTTTTTTGTGATTGGATAACACTTCTAATATACCATAAAAATCCATTTACATCTTCATCAAGCTGTTTTAGGATTTGAAATTCATCCATAAATATTAAAATACCTCCAATATGCTCTTCGCAATCATCATAGATTTGTTGAGGCAAATCCATCACAAAACTTGTAAATTTAGTATAATCTTCTTCTGTTTTAAGAATAGGAATTGGGATTTTGTCTACTGACTCTATTTTGTCCATTATGAAATTACGAGTTTTAAAATACTTCAGAATTTTTGTATCAATTGTAATAATATTTGATTCATCACATGCATTTATAATGGATTCGTAAAATAATCTCATAAAGCAAAAACGATCAAGTTTATCTTTT containing:
- a CDS encoding DHA2 family efflux MFS transporter permease subunit, which translates into the protein MEFENKSGLITLIILIMASAVTLISQSIVTTSLPYYMDDFAVSSATAQWTYSVFLLVIGVMIPPTAYITKRFKIKTILITSLILFIIGSLLCFLSTNFEMLIVGRILEAMGTGILMPIGQILIFRIMPEEKWGFFMGLMGFLVGIVPAMGPTIGGIIIDLFNWRVIFEFLAIITVVILVLSILLANFELETQNYPLDFPSLILSIIFCVGLMIGFSNIAEFGFSFIHVILPIIIGILTLIIFVKRQNKIENPLVNLIVLKNKYFVYGTVFAALLYFMMCGINVMVPLFVQNVAYYSPTESGLILFPAAIIMIVFNFISPIMADKIGIKPVLIASSIMNIIGFACMMTYNMNSTFEYLLATQLIRGIGCGLGLSPAITWAMSVVAGDVEDATAVNNTTRQVVGAIGSSVTVVIMQILANGKITHNQFSVNSFSMTSLMMIIITVVLLIITILFIKNKNDIVDD
- a CDS encoding methanogenesis marker 8 protein, which gives rise to MNDRHVIEALGKAEVVIENGKITYIGEPVVDYCSIFDNGQHKGDLTKEFIKSNIEKRIDEFGMCTPQRSIDVEDTMSFGTSETLKTNMIKGNIDCVVGACEGVGTLLINDAEIVQGVGGRVSALISTTPIKEVMEKVGRENVLNPETAELNPLKGLEMAIERGYKNIAITIIPTEMVKDLRQYPKPDDVNIYIFVAHTTNVSKKEAEMLFDYADVISGCSSINMRQTAEERKPYYSGKKVPLYAVSENGKKLLNERLEYIGYELCEKKYPQDFTQSPKPLI
- a CDS encoding ATP-binding protein, with the translated sequence MLIIEEPEVHLHPKNQRILVKYIVRATIVD
- a CDS encoding ATP-binding protein; translated protein: MIQRKDYIDKINPFVNKHIIKVLIGTRRSGKSTILKQIIDSLIKQGIPKENIVWMNFELSDYFEIDNIKKLEEFISHKTENIDGKIYLFFDEIQVVPQWEKLINSYFAKENYDIYITGSNSKLLSGEFATYLSGRYVELNIYPFSFREYLDYYEITSDFKSHFYRYLEDGGMPSTFDYNGEDKRLILIDLYNSIVLKDIIQRNNVKNVDLLDRIIRFVMYNISQPFSANKIHKRLKQDMVSLSVNTIYNYLKYFENACLIYQLKREDLQGKRILKYDEKYYLCDLGFRQAIIGNNQRDITRVIENIVYLELLRRGYEITMGKVDNLEVDFVCKKQNKLIYIQVSYLLASEETIEREFKPLKKISDNYPKYVITMDDVDMSHEGIIHLNLIDFLMDNEMI
- a CDS encoding helix-turn-helix domain-containing protein, translated to MKKIKDYDDNCPIDDTLKLISKKWVIFIIRDIFLGKKQFSEFLEEKTLSNRVLTDTLKFMEDNDLITKQVFENDIKTEYSLTQKGFNLNKILYNMLEYGINEVNSGNLSEKQKEELLNEYETLFKIND
- a CDS encoding C69 family dipeptidase, which produces MIKFKYFSKKSIILILCLVILCSIQACTACTAVYVGPDASDDGSVIVARSNDYPAVWANHIEVTPAVENQPGRVMPVSEYGSVKTEIPANTYQYTSTPYMDSTVAATGYSHDAAAATNEKGVAMTMSVTAYPNSAALRADPLISGGICEDAAVDLVICQSGTAREGVNVLCGIIDRYGSSESNIAFIVDQNEAWYIEMYTGHQYAAVKLPRDKVAVFGNEFSLEYLSDYEDHIISKGLFSLAEQRGFAVHGKNNEINLFHTYSGNQKTTDYSHRRTWIGHHILAPSKFSAEYNHNTMYPLCFTPDKKVSLQDVSQLMRNRFEGTKYSPDETGNTDIRVIGTDTALSAHIIQVFSNLPAEMSCVSWVSSGPQVYGVFVPVSNDCIYVGGAYGANQPASQKNVFDINYPYYLFKDICSRCLGPSNYKTYGEPVKDFWYKSESNMFISMSRVLSAAAKMTDKNSRANYITSYCNDMMGKAFETGKEIRQIIQNGVPPRNLNLDASKFSVVPAVPGDHSTEIIIKTTDLVKVYRNGTQFYATIMDGEGKYVPRGAVVTFSVCGVLYNRVVGENGLVKININLNPRNYNIMTYYGGASAMNAIDVLPTLISRNLVKHYMNDSQFFIKLVDGQENPSAGKVISMNINGVFYDRTTNQDGIAKLNIRLIPGKYILTATDPNTGLMMSYIITVLPILTASDMKMTYLDGSQFKVKVVDGHGNPKDNVSVIFNINGVFYNRTTDASGVARLNINLMPGEYIITSEYETARVSNIITIMAKD
- a CDS encoding ATP-binding protein, whose amino-acid sequence is MASLPLGNDNDLDDSQFYNRVDEISFISDNLELAKKGSTPTILLTGIRGVGKTALMKKLKKDFQNEYLVVYMDLSAMDKFKKDKLDRFCFMRLFYESIINACDESNIITIDTKILKYFKTRNFIMDKIESVDKIPIPILKTEEDYTKFTSFVMDLPQQIYDDCEEHIGGILIFMDEFQILKQLDEDVNGFLWYIRSVIQSQKNIGYIFSGSMSVKDELISDIAGQKGAFGGRILNYEIKTFSYETTKDYLAEKADYLEFTDDGFKRFYKCTNGIPYYINSFARLLPPNEELNEEKIISEFKKSLPYLLIHLTNEWYKLTKQEQRIIVALVEKPLRRIDIANKLGVKSGAIGASLKTLQNKILIELNNEKYQIYDSIFKAWLKKEYEEKGDYPY